Proteins co-encoded in one Sulfuricaulis limicola genomic window:
- a CDS encoding lytic transglycosylase domain-containing protein has translation MRSHRLSSARRSAAALGLCAWFAMSATALAEVYVYEMPDGSRMITDHPINAKHTRVVRVTPDVKGAGELAARKNSPVFRESSSTYDRLIRRYADENGVDFALVKAVMHAESAFNPYAVSNKGARGLMQMMPETARRYGVRDIYNPVENIRAGVQHLKFLSDMFNNKLYLVIAAYNAGENAVKEHQGIPPYAETQMYVRKVLQYQRQYSPRYRYTTLAANPPGG, from the coding sequence ATGCGGAGTCACAGACTGTCATCGGCGCGACGCAGCGCGGCAGCCCTCGGGCTGTGCGCGTGGTTTGCCATGAGCGCCACGGCCCTGGCCGAGGTGTACGTGTACGAGATGCCGGACGGCTCGCGCATGATCACCGATCATCCGATCAACGCCAAACACACGCGCGTCGTGCGCGTGACGCCGGACGTGAAGGGCGCGGGCGAGCTGGCGGCGCGGAAGAACAGTCCGGTGTTTCGCGAATCCTCCTCCACTTACGACCGTCTGATCCGGCGTTATGCCGATGAAAATGGCGTCGACTTCGCGCTGGTCAAGGCCGTGATGCACGCGGAATCCGCGTTCAACCCTTATGCCGTATCGAACAAGGGCGCGCGCGGTCTGATGCAGATGATGCCGGAGACCGCGCGCCGTTACGGGGTGCGCGACATCTACAATCCGGTCGAGAATATCCGCGCCGGCGTGCAGCACCTGAAATTTCTTTCCGACATGTTCAACAACAAGCTCTACCTCGTCATCGCGGCCTACAACGCCGGCGAGAACGCGGTGAAAGAACATCAGGGCATCCCACCATACGCGGAAACGCAGATGTACGTCAGGAAAGTCTTGCAGTACCAGCGCCAGTACAGTCCCCGCTACCGCTACACCACACTCGCCGCCAATCCGCCCGGCGGCTGA
- the purL gene encoding phosphoribosylformylglycinamidine synthase: MTGSKPESSPAPKAAAVLSLPGAPALSPFRRDRLLKEMQGRVPGLTGVTALYWHFAALDGELDARGRALLERLLTYGPAADTVHANPSTAPLLVVPRLGTISPWSTKATDIAHCCGLKKIRRIERGVAWHFTMSDGVALGAAEREALMPLIHDRMVENVLPGLAQAAELFREDAPAPLRVVDLVTGGRAALVAANREWGLALSEDEIDYLVENFRRIQRNPTDVELMMFAQANSEHCRHKIFNADWIIDGKKQTDSLFGMIRKTHAANPKGTLSAYEDNAAVIEGGRIGRFFPEPGTGVYAWHEDDTHILMKVETHNHPTAIAPFPGAATGSGGEIRDEGATGSGAKPKAGITGFSVSNLRIPGAEQPWEQDYGKPDRIVSALSIMLEGPIGGASFNNEFGRPNIGGYFRSFELEVDGEMRGYHKPIMLAGGLGNIRAQHVHKREIPAGSKIIVIGGPAMLIGLGGGAASSMATGTSHEELDFASVQRSNAEMQRRCQEVIDQCWALGEDNPILSVHDVGAGGLSNALPELVNGAGRGGKFNLRAVPNDQPGMSPMEIWCNEAQERYVLAVEEKEFETFRALCERERCPYAVVGEATEARHLALEDGYFRSNRNLTADAALAERMATPIDMDLAVLLGKPPKMQRDVKHAKRKLERFKTKGLDLKDAVYRVLRLPTVANKTFLISIGDRTVSGLVCRDQMVGPWQVPVADVAVTASGYDGYPGEAMAMGERTPLALINAAASGRMAIGEALTNLAAARIQKLPDVKLSANWMAAAGHPGEDAALYDTVRAVALELCPALGISIPVGKDSMSMKTVWQDAEGKQRAVTAPLSLIVSAFSPVMDVRKTLTPQLRTDKGETDLILVDLAKGANRLGGSALAQVYGQLGDEAPDVDDPRVLRLFFHVIQALNELGFAYAYHDRSDGGLLATVCEMAFAGRTGVRIDLSDLGSDPIAALFNEELGAVLQVPRSRREGIIGALKQAGLARHTHIIGSLTDDDIISFNHDNKEIFYDSRVNLQRAWSETTYRMQALRDNPRCAQEEYDRILDTQDPGLSANLTFDPEEKIAAPYIGRGARPRIAILREQGVNGQVEMAAAFDRAGFTAVDVTMSDIIEGHRSLKDFKGFAACGGFSFGDVLGAGEGWAKSILFNSRARDEFAAFFTRADSFALGICNGCQMMSNLHEIIPGAERWPHFVRNASEQFEARVAMVQIPQNPSILLAGMQGSMMPIAVAHGEGRAEFRDEAHVEQIILDKQVALTFVDNRGALTQTYPYNPNGSPHGICGLTTPDGRFTILMPHPERVFRAVANSWHPDEWGEDGAWMRMFRNARVWVG, from the coding sequence ATGACTGGCAGCAAACCCGAATCCTCCCCGGCACCGAAAGCCGCCGCCGTGCTGTCCCTGCCCGGCGCCCCGGCCCTGTCGCCTTTCCGGCGCGACCGGCTGCTGAAGGAAATGCAGGGCCGCGTGCCGGGGTTGACCGGCGTGACCGCGCTTTACTGGCATTTCGCCGCGCTCGATGGCGAGCTCGACGCGCGCGGGCGCGCGCTGCTGGAGCGCCTGCTGACCTACGGCCCCGCCGCCGACACCGTCCACGCGAATCCTTCCACGGCGCCGCTGCTGGTGGTCCCGCGTCTCGGCACGATTTCGCCCTGGTCCACCAAGGCCACCGACATCGCGCATTGCTGTGGGCTGAAAAAGATTCGACGTATTGAACGCGGCGTGGCCTGGCATTTCACCATGAGCGACGGCGTTGCATTGGGCGCGGCCGAGCGCGAAGCGCTCATGCCGCTGATCCACGATCGCATGGTGGAAAACGTCTTGCCGGGGCTTGCGCAGGCCGCCGAGCTGTTCCGCGAAGATGCTCCCGCGCCGCTGCGCGTGGTGGATCTCGTCACGGGCGGGCGCGCAGCACTCGTCGCGGCGAATCGCGAATGGGGTCTGGCACTGTCGGAGGACGAGATCGATTATCTGGTCGAGAATTTCAGGCGCATCCAGCGCAACCCCACCGATGTCGAGCTCATGATGTTCGCACAGGCCAATTCCGAGCACTGCCGCCACAAGATTTTCAACGCCGACTGGATCATCGACGGCAAAAAGCAGACCGATTCGCTGTTCGGCATGATCCGCAAGACCCACGCCGCCAATCCCAAGGGCACGCTCAGCGCCTACGAGGACAACGCCGCGGTCATCGAGGGCGGGCGCATCGGGCGTTTCTTCCCCGAGCCGGGCACGGGCGTTTACGCCTGGCACGAGGACGACACCCACATCCTCATGAAGGTCGAGACCCACAATCACCCGACCGCGATCGCGCCATTCCCGGGCGCGGCCACCGGTTCCGGCGGCGAAATCCGCGACGAGGGCGCGACCGGCAGCGGCGCCAAGCCCAAGGCCGGGATCACCGGATTCTCCGTGTCGAATCTGCGCATCCCCGGCGCGGAACAGCCGTGGGAGCAGGATTACGGCAAGCCCGACCGCATCGTAAGCGCGCTTTCGATCATGCTCGAAGGGCCGATCGGTGGCGCTTCCTTCAATAACGAATTCGGCCGCCCTAACATCGGCGGCTATTTCCGCAGCTTCGAGCTGGAAGTGGACGGTGAGATGCGCGGTTACCATAAGCCGATCATGCTGGCCGGCGGCCTCGGCAACATCCGCGCGCAGCATGTGCACAAGCGCGAGATTCCGGCGGGATCGAAAATCATCGTCATCGGCGGCCCGGCCATGCTCATCGGCCTCGGCGGCGGCGCCGCTTCGAGCATGGCCACCGGCACCAGCCACGAAGAACTCGATTTTGCCTCGGTGCAGCGCTCCAATGCCGAGATGCAACGGCGCTGCCAGGAGGTCATCGACCAGTGCTGGGCGCTGGGCGAGGACAATCCCATTCTTTCGGTCCACGACGTCGGCGCCGGCGGCCTGTCGAACGCGCTGCCGGAACTGGTGAACGGCGCCGGCCGCGGCGGAAAATTCAACCTGCGCGCGGTGCCGAACGACCAGCCCGGCATGTCGCCCATGGAAATCTGGTGCAACGAGGCGCAGGAGCGCTACGTGCTGGCGGTGGAAGAAAAGGAATTCGAAACCTTCCGCGCGCTGTGCGAGCGCGAGCGCTGCCCTTATGCCGTGGTCGGCGAAGCGACCGAAGCACGGCATCTGGCGCTGGAAGACGGCTACTTCAGATCGAACCGGAACCTGACGGCGGATGCCGCGCTCGCCGAACGCATGGCGACACCCATCGACATGGACCTCGCGGTGCTGCTCGGCAAGCCACCGAAGATGCAGCGCGATGTGAAGCACGCGAAGCGCAAACTTGAGCGCTTCAAGACCAAGGGGCTCGATCTCAAGGATGCGGTGTACCGCGTGCTGCGGCTGCCGACAGTAGCCAACAAGACCTTTCTCATCAGCATCGGCGACCGCACCGTGTCGGGCCTGGTGTGCCGCGACCAGATGGTGGGGCCGTGGCAGGTGCCGGTGGCGGACGTCGCCGTCACCGCCAGCGGTTACGACGGCTACCCCGGCGAGGCCATGGCCATGGGCGAGCGCACGCCGCTGGCGCTGATCAATGCCGCCGCCAGCGGGCGCATGGCCATCGGCGAGGCGCTCACCAACCTGGCCGCCGCGCGCATCCAGAAACTCCCGGACGTGAAACTCTCCGCCAACTGGATGGCCGCCGCCGGCCATCCGGGCGAGGACGCGGCGCTGTACGACACCGTGCGCGCGGTGGCGTTGGAACTATGTCCGGCGCTCGGGATTTCCATTCCGGTCGGCAAGGATTCGATGTCGATGAAAACCGTGTGGCAGGACGCCGAAGGCAAACAGCGCGCGGTGACCGCGCCGCTGTCGCTGATCGTGTCCGCGTTTTCGCCGGTCATGGACGTGCGCAAGACGCTGACACCGCAATTGCGCACCGACAAGGGCGAGACCGATCTTATATTGGTGGACCTCGCCAAGGGCGCCAACCGCCTCGGTGGCTCGGCGCTGGCGCAGGTGTATGGCCAGCTCGGCGATGAGGCCCCGGACGTGGACGATCCGCGCGTGCTGCGCCTGTTCTTCCACGTCATCCAGGCCCTGAACGAACTCGGCTTTGCCTACGCCTATCACGACCGTTCCGACGGCGGCCTGCTTGCGACCGTCTGCGAGATGGCCTTCGCCGGGCGCACCGGCGTGCGCATCGATCTCTCCGACCTCGGCAGCGACCCGATCGCGGCGCTGTTCAACGAGGAGCTGGGCGCGGTGCTGCAAGTGCCTCGTTCCCGCCGCGAAGGCATCATCGGCGCGCTCAAGCAGGCCGGCCTCGCGCGCCACACCCATATCATCGGCAGCCTGACCGATGACGACATCATCAGTTTCAACCACGACAACAAGGAAATCTTTTATGACTCGCGCGTGAACCTGCAACGCGCCTGGTCCGAGACCACGTACCGGATGCAGGCCCTGCGCGACAACCCGCGGTGCGCGCAGGAGGAATATGACCGCATTCTCGACACCCAGGACCCGGGCCTGAGCGCCAATCTTACTTTCGATCCCGAGGAGAAAATCGCCGCGCCCTACATCGGCCGCGGCGCGCGCCCGCGCATCGCCATCCTGCGCGAGCAGGGCGTCAATGGCCAGGTGGAAATGGCGGCGGCCTTCGATCGCGCCGGTTTCACCGCCGTGGACGTGACCATGAGCGACATCATCGAAGGCCACCGCTCGCTCAAGGACTTCAAGGGCTTCGCCGCCTGTGGCGGGTTTTCCTTCGGCGACGTACTCGGCGCGGGCGAGGGCTGGGCAAAATCCATTCTCTTCAACTCGCGCGCGCGCGACGAGTTCGCGGCTTTTTTCACGCGCGCTGACAGCTTCGCGCTCGGCATCTGCAACGGCTGCCAGATGATGTCGAACCTGCACGAGATCATCCCCGGCGCCGAGCGCTGGCCGCATTTCGTGCGCAACGCCTCGGAGCAGTTCGAGGCGCGCGTGGCCATGGTGCAGATCCCGCAGAATCCCTCGATCCTGCTCGCCGGCATGCAGGGCTCGATGATGCCCATTGCTGTCGCGCACGGCGAAGGCCGCGCCGAGTTCCGCGACGAGGCGCATGTCGAGCAGATCATTCTCGACAAGCAGGTGGCGCTGACTTTCGTGGACAACCGCGGCGCTCTCACCCAGACCTATCCGTACAACCCGAACGGATCGCCGCACGGCATCTGTGGCCTCACCACGCCGGACGGGCGCTTCACCATCCTGATGCCGCACCCCGAGCGTGTGTTCCGCGCCGTCGCCAATTCCTGGCATCCGGACGAATGGGGCGAGGACGGGGCGTGGATGAGGATGTTCCGAAATGCGAGAGTTTGGGTTGGGTGA
- a CDS encoding cupin domain-containing protein produces the protein MHKSRYVSVESFVTRDGSIIRELMHPNVHGNANQSLAEAIVPVGQGTQLHRHGLSEEIYHVTAGEGRMVRGDEIFAIHVGDTICIPPGTPHRVDNTGPTELKILCSCSPPYSHGDTEVIK, from the coding sequence ATGCATAAAAGCCGATACGTCAGCGTCGAATCTTTTGTCACCAGGGACGGCTCCATCATTCGCGAGCTGATGCATCCGAATGTGCATGGCAACGCCAACCAGAGTCTGGCGGAGGCCATCGTGCCGGTGGGGCAGGGCACGCAGTTGCACCGGCATGGTCTTAGCGAGGAGATTTACCATGTCACCGCCGGCGAAGGGCGCATGGTGCGCGGCGATGAAATTTTCGCCATCCACGTCGGCGACACCATCTGCATCCCGCCCGGGACGCCGCACCGGGTGGACAACACCGGCCCGACGGAATTGAAAATCCTGTGCAGCTGCTCGCCGCCGTATTCTCACGGCGATACCGAGGTTATCAAGTAG
- a CDS encoding VOC family protein — MEPRLSFVTLGVSDLQRATRFYEEVLGLPRIPTPPEVTFFELGKTWLALYPRELLAADAGVPAAGSGFPGFTLAHNVRSAAEVDALLKEVASKGGRIAKPGTRADWGGYTGYFADPDGFLWEVAWNPQFPHT, encoded by the coding sequence ATGGAACCCCGTCTCAGTTTCGTAACCCTCGGAGTCTCCGACCTCCAGCGCGCGACGCGGTTTTATGAGGAAGTGTTGGGCCTGCCGCGAATACCGACACCGCCCGAGGTTACCTTCTTCGAGCTGGGCAAAACCTGGCTGGCGCTGTATCCGCGCGAGCTGCTGGCGGCGGATGCGGGGGTGCCGGCGGCGGGATCGGGGTTTCCCGGTTTCACGCTGGCGCACAACGTGCGCTCGGCGGCGGAGGTGGATGCGCTGCTGAAGGAAGTCGCGTCCAAGGGCGGGCGCATCGCGAAGCCGGGCACGCGCGCGGACTGGGGCGGGTACACGGGTTATTTCGCCGATCCCGACGGGTTTCTCTGGGAAGTCGCCTGGAATCCGCAGTTCCCGCATACATAA
- a CDS encoding segregation and condensation protein A — protein MSDDKTSPLESKEHQILKALKLVLTDVVKDTATQPGLKHPLSDRTIEGIRQCLKLISARERELIEDSGKTMDMRPYYTDEPKKNVVVPITRIGRGKKDPKDK, from the coding sequence ATGAGCGACGACAAAACCAGCCCGCTGGAAAGCAAGGAACACCAGATTCTGAAGGCCCTGAAACTGGTGCTGACCGATGTCGTGAAGGACACGGCCACGCAACCGGGCCTGAAGCACCCGCTATCCGACCGCACCATCGAGGGCATCCGCCAGTGCCTCAAGCTGATTTCCGCGCGTGAGCGCGAGCTGATCGAGGATTCCGGCAAGACCATGGACATGCGCCCGTACTACACGGACGAGCCGAAGAAGAACGTGGTGGTACCGATCACCCGGATCGGCCGCGGCAAGAAAGACCCCAAAGATAAATAA
- the pgl gene encoding 6-phosphogluconolactonase, producing the protein MSAPAPTTRWQVFPDAAALAGQAEALILDAARQSIAARGVFHLVLAGGNTPKNAYERLRECGANWVKWQIYFGDERCLPRGDPGRNDTMARRAWLDHIRIPPVNVHPIPAEHGAEKGAQRYAEIMRRVPEFDLVLLGLGEDGHIASLFPGQSLGSEEGAADVLAVRAAPKPPPERVSLSAARLSRAQRALFMVGGEAKRDAVRAWRAGADIPARHIVPVLGVDVYVDRAAWPEA; encoded by the coding sequence GTGAGCGCTCCGGCACCGACGACGCGCTGGCAGGTGTTTCCGGACGCCGCGGCGCTCGCGGGCCAGGCAGAGGCGCTTATCCTCGATGCCGCGCGCCAGTCGATTGCGGCGCGCGGCGTGTTTCATCTGGTGCTGGCCGGCGGTAACACGCCCAAGAATGCCTACGAGCGCCTGCGCGAATGCGGGGCGAATTGGGTCAAGTGGCAGATTTATTTTGGCGACGAGCGTTGCCTGCCGCGCGGCGATCCCGGGCGCAACGACACCATGGCACGCCGCGCCTGGCTCGACCACATCCGGATTCCCCCGGTTAACGTGCATCCCATCCCGGCCGAGCATGGCGCGGAAAAGGGCGCGCAGCGCTATGCCGAGATTATGCGCCGCGTGCCGGAGTTCGATCTGGTGTTGCTCGGTCTGGGTGAGGACGGCCATATCGCCAGCCTGTTCCCCGGCCAGTCCCTGGGTTCGGAGGAGGGCGCGGCGGACGTATTGGCGGTGCGCGCCGCGCCGAAACCGCCGCCGGAGCGCGTGAGCCTGAGCGCCGCGCGCCTGAGCCGCGCACAACGGGCACTGTTTATGGTCGGGGGCGAAGCCAAGCGCGACGCGGTGCGGGCCTGGCGCGCGGGAGCGGATATCCCGGCGCGGCATATCGTGCCGGTTCTGGGCGTGGACGTGTATGTCGACCGGGCGGCGTGGCCGGAGGCATAA
- the gnd gene encoding phosphogluconate dehydrogenase (NAD(+)-dependent, decarboxylating): MELGLIGLGRMGANMARRLRKGGIGVVAWNRNADVTKDLANETGLKAANSLEDLVSRLKTPRIVWLMLPAGDVTQQHLDQLAPRLAPGDIVVDGANSYYKDSMRRGQALAAKKLHYIDAGVSGGVWGLENGYALMLGGEKAAMEHLTPIIKVLAPAPDKGWLHCGPVGSGHFVKMVHNGIEYGMMQAYAEGFALMKAREDFKLDLGAVAEMWRHGSVVRSWLLDLTAEFLALDQELQGIAPYVADSGEGRWTALEGIEQGVPTPVMSLALMMRFASQGKDEYADRLLAMMRRGFGGHATKEKTK, encoded by the coding sequence GTGGAACTGGGACTGATCGGTCTGGGGCGCATGGGGGCCAACATGGCCCGGCGGTTAAGGAAGGGCGGCATCGGGGTCGTCGCGTGGAATCGCAACGCTGATGTCACGAAGGATTTGGCCAATGAAACCGGCCTCAAGGCCGCGAACAGTCTCGAAGACCTGGTCTCCCGTCTCAAAACCCCCCGCATTGTCTGGCTGATGCTCCCCGCCGGAGACGTGACGCAACAACATCTCGACCAACTCGCCCCCCGGCTGGCGCCGGGCGATATCGTCGTGGACGGGGCCAATTCCTACTATAAGGATTCGATGCGCCGCGGGCAGGCGCTGGCGGCAAAAAAGCTGCATTACATCGATGCCGGCGTGTCGGGCGGTGTGTGGGGCCTGGAGAACGGTTATGCGCTGATGCTGGGCGGCGAGAAGGCCGCCATGGAGCACCTGACGCCAATCATTAAAGTGCTCGCGCCCGCGCCGGACAAGGGCTGGCTGCACTGCGGGCCGGTCGGATCAGGGCATTTCGTGAAAATGGTCCACAACGGCATCGAGTACGGCATGATGCAGGCCTATGCCGAGGGTTTTGCGCTCATGAAGGCGCGTGAGGATTTCAAGCTCGATCTCGGTGCGGTCGCCGAGATGTGGCGCCACGGCAGCGTGGTGCGCAGCTGGCTGCTCGATCTCACTGCCGAATTCCTGGCGCTTGATCAGGAATTGCAGGGCATCGCGCCCTATGTGGCCGACTCGGGCGAGGGCCGCTGGACCGCGCTCGAGGGCATCGAGCAGGGTGTGCCGACGCCGGTCATGAGTCTCGCGCTGATGATGCGTTTCGCGAGCCAGGGCAAGGACGAATACGCCGACAGGCTGCTAGCGATGATGCGCCGGGGTTTCGGCGGGCATGCGACAAAAGAAAAAACAAAATAG
- a CDS encoding TMEM175 family protein, whose product MNKNRMEAFSDGVLAIIITIMVLEMKVPHGTDFAALRPLLPVFLTYVLSFIYLGIYWNNHHHMLHATQHVNGAILWANLHLLFWLSLFPFVTGWMGENHFAAMPTALYGVVLLMAAVAYWILQQAIIARHGRESVLAKAVGSDFKGKISPVLYVIAIFAAFIAPWVAGAIYILVAAMWLVPDRRIERTLAARKGPVS is encoded by the coding sequence ATGAATAAAAACCGCATGGAGGCGTTCAGCGACGGCGTGCTCGCTATCATCATCACCATCATGGTTCTGGAAATGAAAGTGCCGCATGGCACGGATTTCGCCGCCCTGCGTCCGTTGCTGCCGGTGTTCCTCACTTACGTCTTGAGCTTCATCTATCTCGGCATTTACTGGAACAACCATCATCACATGCTGCATGCCACGCAGCATGTGAACGGCGCGATCCTGTGGGCCAACCTGCATCTGCTGTTCTGGCTGTCGCTGTTCCCGTTCGTGACCGGATGGATGGGCGAGAATCACTTTGCGGCCATGCCGACGGCCCTGTACGGCGTGGTATTGCTGATGGCGGCCGTGGCATACTGGATTTTGCAGCAGGCCATCATCGCCCGGCATGGCCGGGAATCCGTGCTCGCCAAGGCCGTGGGCAGCGACTTCAAGGGGAAGATATCCCCCGTGCTTTATGTCATCGCGATATTTGCCGCTTTCATTGCTCCATGGGTCGCCGGAGCGATATATATTCTGGTGGCGGCAATGTGGCTGGTGCCCGACCGGCGCATTGAACGCACATTGGCTGCGCGGAAAGGACCCGTTTCTTAG
- a CDS encoding GlsB/YeaQ/YmgE family stress response membrane protein, with the protein MDITGLLIFLAIGAVAGWLAGTFMKGRGFGLLGNIVVGIIGAVLGGFVFGLLGISAGGLIGSIVMATVGAALLLFIIGILKKA; encoded by the coding sequence ATGGATATAACAGGATTGTTAATATTTCTGGCAATTGGCGCCGTAGCCGGCTGGTTGGCGGGAACATTCATGAAAGGCCGAGGTTTTGGCCTGCTCGGTAATATCGTTGTTGGCATCATCGGCGCCGTACTGGGTGGTTTTGTATTTGGTTTGCTGGGTATCTCGGCGGGTGGATTGATTGGTTCAATCGTGATGGCAACCGTTGGGGCGGCATTGCTGCTGTTCATTATTGGCATCCTCAAGAAGGCATAA
- the zwf gene encoding glucose-6-phosphate dehydrogenase produces the protein MADLGPCYFVIFGATGNLAARKLLPALYQLEAADRLNTDLRFLAFARRDWTLSEWLGFLKQSIQEHLGDSFDAAVFQRFEARFDYVMGDLNDPQAYKRMMDELSKPRMGVCENMVFYLAIKPSDFLVVIEQLSKIGISRTHGRHRIVVEKPFGEDIASAQELNTKLHRYFDEDQIYRIDHYLGKETVQNLLVFRFANTLIEPIWNRNYIDHVQITVAESEGVGRRAGYYDTAGAMRDMLQNHLMQLLTLVAMEPPAILEADALADEKVKVLRSIRPIPPQGVGEHAYRAQYAAGRVNGKDAPGYLEEPGVAKGSATETFVAAKFYIDNWRWRNVPFYVRTGKRLAENSSLIAIRFRHPPQLLFHDAGAAHIDPNWILLSMQPTECMHIELHAKEPGLGMNTRIVRLNASYRPTQATTMEAYKTLLLDVVEGDRSLFLRFDEVEWAWRVVDPILRDWSRRRDYIATYPAGSWGPREAGRLFEREDQVWRNEI, from the coding sequence ATGGCTGACCTCGGACCCTGTTATTTCGTCATCTTCGGCGCCACCGGCAACCTCGCCGCGCGCAAGCTGCTGCCGGCGCTCTATCAATTGGAGGCCGCGGACCGGCTTAACACCGACCTGCGCTTCCTCGCTTTTGCCCGGCGCGACTGGACCCTGAGCGAATGGCTCGGCTTCCTCAAGCAGAGCATCCAGGAACATCTCGGCGACAGCTTCGATGCCGCGGTGTTCCAGCGTTTCGAGGCGCGCTTCGATTACGTCATGGGCGATCTCAACGATCCGCAGGCCTACAAGCGCATGATGGACGAGCTCAGCAAGCCGCGCATGGGCGTGTGCGAGAACATGGTGTTCTACCTCGCCATCAAGCCGTCGGATTTTCTCGTGGTGATCGAGCAACTGAGCAAGATCGGCATCAGCCGCACCCACGGCCGGCACCGCATCGTGGTGGAGAAGCCCTTCGGCGAGGACATCGCCAGCGCGCAGGAGCTGAATACCAAGTTGCACCGCTATTTCGACGAAGACCAGATTTACCGCATCGATCACTACCTCGGCAAGGAAACGGTGCAGAACCTGCTGGTGTTCCGCTTCGCCAACACCCTGATCGAGCCGATCTGGAACCGCAACTACATAGACCACGTGCAGATCACCGTGGCCGAGTCGGAAGGCGTGGGCCGGCGCGCCGGCTATTACGACACCGCCGGCGCCATGCGCGACATGCTGCAGAATCACCTGATGCAGCTGCTGACGCTGGTGGCGATGGAACCGCCGGCGATACTCGAAGCCGATGCCCTGGCCGACGAGAAGGTGAAGGTGCTGCGCTCGATCCGCCCGATTCCGCCGCAGGGCGTGGGCGAGCACGCCTACCGCGCCCAGTACGCCGCCGGGCGCGTGAATGGCAAGGACGCGCCGGGCTATCTCGAGGAGCCGGGCGTGGCCAAGGGCTCGGCGACCGAGACCTTCGTGGCGGCCAAGTTCTATATCGACAACTGGCGCTGGCGCAACGTGCCGTTTTACGTGCGCACCGGCAAGCGCCTGGCGGAGAATTCCTCGCTCATCGCCATCCGTTTCCGCCATCCGCCGCAACTGCTGTTCCACGACGCCGGCGCGGCGCACATCGACCCCAACTGGATCCTGCTGTCGATGCAGCCGACCGAGTGCATGCACATCGAGCTGCACGCCAAGGAACCCGGTCTCGGCATGAACACGCGCATCGTGCGCCTCAACGCCTCGTACCGCCCGACCCAGGCGACCACGATGGAAGCGTACAAGACGCTGCTGCTGGACGTCGTCGAAGGCGACCGCAGCCTGTTCCTGCGTTTCGACGAGGTCGAATGGGCGTGGCGCGTGGTCGACCCGATCCTGCGCGACTGGTCGCGCCGCCGCGACTACATCGCTACCTACCCGGCCGGGAGTTGGGGGCCGCGCGAGGCCGGGCGCCTGTTCGAGCGCGAAGACCAGGTCTGGCGCAACGAGATCTGA